The following coding sequences are from one Candidatus Kinetoplastibacterium galatii TCC219 window:
- the rimM gene encoding ribosome maturation factor RimM (Essential for efficient processing of 16S rRNA): protein MPNYSESLNTPSDLVDLGRIVSSYGVNGSLKIYPYSEDKSILLNIHDCWIFNNKSKSCAINDVNSGFIFHHYSIVSAKTHGRFIIARFSEDLSREDANALRGYTVCVSRSLFPAANDDEYYWIDLIGCMVHGYLGEIPCSIGVVSNIFDNGAHPVLIVTSESIIQKNHKNKLNTKDILIPFVKSHIISVNLADRCIFTDWQID from the coding sequence GTGCCTAATTACTCAGAGTCTCTTAATACTCCTAGTGATTTAGTGGATTTAGGCCGTATTGTTTCTTCATACGGCGTTAATGGCTCATTGAAAATATATCCTTATTCTGAAGATAAAAGCATTTTATTAAATATACATGATTGTTGGATTTTCAATAATAAATCTAAATCATGTGCTATAAATGATGTTAATAGTGGATTCATTTTTCATCACTACAGTATTGTAAGTGCTAAGACACATGGTAGATTTATCATAGCTAGATTTAGTGAAGATTTAAGTCGTGAAGATGCTAATGCATTACGTGGATATACAGTTTGCGTATCTAGGAGTTTATTCCCTGCTGCGAATGATGATGAGTATTATTGGATAGATTTAATTGGTTGCATGGTACACGGATATTTGGGTGAAATACCATGTTCTATAGGAGTTGTTAGCAATATTTTTGATAATGGAGCGCATCCTGTATTAATAGTTACATCTGAAAGTATTATTCAAAAGAATCATAAGAATAAATTAAACACAAAAGATATTTTGATCCCATTTGTAAAATCACACATAATTAGTGTAAATTTAGCAGACCGTTGTATTTTTACCGATTGGCAAATAGATTAA
- the rpsP gene encoding 30S ribosomal protein S16, with amino-acid sequence MVIIRLARGGSKKRPFYSLVVTDSRNRRDGRFIERLGFYNPVSSSIENKLKVSLDRVEFWKNNGACLSPVVERLVSEYSKNINCA; translated from the coding sequence ATGGTTATTATTCGTTTAGCTCGTGGTGGTTCAAAGAAGAGACCTTTTTATAGTCTGGTTGTTACAGATTCTAGAAATCGTCGTGATGGAAGATTTATAGAACGTTTAGGTTTCTATAATCCAGTCAGTTCTTCGATAGAGAATAAATTGAAGGTGTCGTTAGACAGAGTAGAATTTTGGAAAAATAATGGCGCTTGTCTATCTCCGGTTGTTGAAAGATTAGTTTCAGAATATTCAAAGAATATAAATTGTGCCTAA
- a CDS encoding sulfurtransferase TusA family protein — MEKEKFDKNSNDDMHYYDDILDVTKLSCPIPILNTKKALSKMDSGKILRITISSNVDSLNDFIIFAKQTGNSIVLKEKYKENGLEYTVIYIRRR; from the coding sequence ATGGAAAAGGAAAAATTCGATAAAAATAGTAATGATGATATGCATTATTATGATGATATTTTGGATGTTACCAAATTATCATGCCCAATTCCTATATTAAATACGAAAAAAGCATTATCTAAAATGGATAGTGGTAAAATTTTGCGTATTACCATTTCCTCTAATGTTGATTCATTAAATGATTTTATAATTTTTGCTAAGCAAACTGGTAATTCTATAGTTTTGAAAGAAAAATATAAAGAGAACGGATTAGAGTATACAGTAATCTATATTAGAAGGCGTTGA
- the alaS gene encoding alanine--tRNA ligase has protein sequence MKTSDIRIKFLKFFESKGHTILPSSSLVPTNDPTLLFTNSGMVQFKDIFTGNEISNYKSVVTAQRCFRAGGKHNDLENVGYTARHHTFFEMLGNFSFGEYFKREAIHYAWELLTTVYNIPKDKLLVTVYYDDDEAYEIWNKEIGLNPDLIIKIGDNKGSKYASDNFWQMADVGPCGPCSEIFYDHGPDVYGGPPGSDNADGDRYVEIWNLVFMQFYIDSNGNITRLTTPCIDTGMGLERIAAVLQSVHSNYDIDLFKNLIKSSANLININDFSNSSLKVIADHIRATAFLIVDGVLPANDGRGYVLRRIIRRALRHAYKLGKNKVFLYKLIPDLIKEMGDAYPEIIAGSELIVRVLKQEEERFIETLSNGMRILNNNLNHMKSGDVLSGEILFNLYDTYGFPADLTADVCREHGISVDIDSFEIAMSKQRDLARLAGKFKNLNNSINYYGPATIFDGYKIFDLSAKVVAIYIKGKFVNSIGIEDSADIILDRTPFYAESGGQVGDKGFLISDTSNFYVNNTTLHSNVFIHHGYLESGFIRVGDILRASIDIENRKNISRNHSATHIMHKALRNVLGTHAVQKGSLVDSERIRFDFAHDFPVSFDQIKEIEKISNEEILANSVVNIRNMDYHDAINSGAVAMFSEKYENSVRVVNIGSSLELCCGTHVNRTGDIGFLKIISESSVSSGIRRIDAVTGNNTIKLIQSQQDIFLRLSSSLNTNTSNIVTKVDNQINYIKNLEKKISLLEKNIANVIVDNFVIDTIKLIKDVSVLVSIVYDMEYSILCNIVDSMKSRFQKTIVLLVAVLPNDKINVVCGVSNIITNLVSAKDLINLVLAKTNGKGGGRQNMATGSGNNDVRLQHILDNIFDFIKEKI, from the coding sequence ATGAAAACATCAGATATACGTATTAAGTTTTTGAAATTCTTTGAGTCGAAAGGTCATACTATACTACCTTCTTCTTCTCTTGTTCCAACAAATGATCCAACTTTGTTATTTACAAATTCAGGTATGGTTCAGTTTAAAGATATTTTTACTGGAAATGAGATTAGTAATTATAAAAGTGTTGTTACAGCTCAGCGTTGTTTTAGAGCTGGAGGAAAGCATAATGATCTAGAGAACGTTGGTTATACTGCTAGGCACCATACATTTTTTGAAATGTTGGGTAATTTTAGTTTCGGAGAGTATTTTAAGAGAGAAGCTATACATTATGCATGGGAGTTATTAACTACAGTTTATAACATACCGAAAGATAAGCTGCTTGTAACAGTATATTATGATGATGATGAAGCTTATGAAATTTGGAATAAAGAAATTGGATTAAATCCGGATTTAATTATAAAAATAGGTGATAACAAAGGATCTAAATATGCCTCTGATAATTTTTGGCAGATGGCTGATGTTGGTCCGTGTGGACCTTGCTCAGAAATATTCTATGATCATGGACCTGATGTATACGGAGGACCTCCAGGATCTGATAATGCTGATGGCGATAGGTACGTTGAGATATGGAATTTAGTTTTTATGCAATTTTATATCGATAGCAATGGTAATATTACTCGTTTAACTACGCCATGTATCGATACCGGAATGGGACTGGAAAGAATCGCTGCTGTTTTGCAAAGTGTGCACTCTAACTATGATATAGATCTTTTTAAAAACCTAATTAAATCTTCTGCTAACCTAATAAATATTAATGATTTTTCTAACAGTTCATTAAAAGTTATAGCTGATCACATTAGAGCTACCGCTTTTCTTATAGTTGATGGTGTTCTACCAGCTAATGATGGTCGTGGTTATGTTCTGAGACGCATAATCAGAAGAGCCTTAAGGCATGCTTACAAATTAGGAAAAAACAAAGTTTTTCTTTACAAATTAATTCCTGATTTGATAAAAGAAATGGGTGATGCTTATCCGGAAATAATAGCAGGTTCTGAATTAATAGTTCGTGTATTAAAACAGGAAGAAGAGAGGTTTATAGAGACATTATCAAATGGCATGAGGATTTTAAATAATAATCTAAATCATATGAAGTCCGGAGATGTGCTTAGCGGTGAGATTTTATTTAATCTATATGATACATATGGTTTCCCAGCAGATTTAACAGCAGATGTTTGTCGAGAACATGGTATTAGTGTAGACATAGATTCTTTTGAAATAGCAATGTCTAAGCAAAGAGATCTAGCTAGATTGGCTGGTAAATTCAAGAATCTAAATAATTCAATAAATTATTATGGTCCTGCTACAATTTTTGACGGGTATAAAATTTTTGATTTGTCAGCTAAGGTGGTCGCTATCTATATTAAAGGTAAATTTGTAAACAGTATAGGAATAGAGGATAGTGCTGACATTATCTTAGACAGAACTCCTTTTTATGCTGAATCCGGAGGTCAGGTCGGGGACAAAGGGTTTTTAATTAGTGACACTTCTAATTTTTATGTTAATAATACTACTTTGCATTCTAATGTTTTTATACATCATGGGTATTTGGAGTCAGGTTTTATTAGAGTAGGAGATATCCTAAGAGCTTCTATAGACATAGAGAATCGTAAAAATATTTCAAGAAATCATTCTGCAACACACATTATGCATAAAGCTTTACGTAATGTTTTGGGTACGCATGCAGTACAGAAAGGATCTTTAGTTGATTCCGAGAGAATTCGTTTTGATTTTGCTCATGATTTTCCGGTTAGTTTTGATCAAATAAAAGAAATAGAAAAAATTTCTAATGAGGAAATATTAGCTAATAGTGTAGTAAATATAAGGAATATGGACTATCATGATGCTATAAATAGTGGTGCCGTCGCTATGTTTAGTGAGAAATATGAAAATAGCGTCAGAGTTGTAAATATAGGTTCATCTTTGGAACTATGTTGCGGGACACATGTAAATAGAACTGGAGATATAGGTTTTTTAAAAATAATTTCTGAAAGTAGCGTTTCTTCTGGAATAAGAAGAATAGATGCAGTTACTGGGAACAATACCATTAAGCTCATTCAGTCTCAACAAGATATATTTTTAAGACTATCTTCTTCTTTAAATACAAATACATCTAATATAGTAACGAAAGTAGATAACCAGATTAATTATATTAAAAATCTAGAGAAGAAAATCTCCTTATTAGAGAAAAATATAGCTAATGTTATTGTTGATAATTTTGTTATAGATACTATTAAATTGATAAAAGATGTTAGTGTGTTAGTGTCAATAGTTTATGATATGGAATACAGTATTTTATGTAATATAGTAGATTCAATGAAATCTCGCTTTCAAAAAACTATAGTCTTATTAGTTGCTGTTTTACCAAATGATAAGATCAATGTTGTTTGTGGTGTTTCAAACATTATTACAAATTTGGTAAGTGCTAAAGATCTTATAAATTTAGTATTGGCTAAAACTAATGGTAAAGGTGGTGGACGTCAAAATATGGCTACTGGCAGTGGTAATAATGATGTTAGACTTCAGCACATATTAGATAATATATTTGATTTTATAAAAGAAAAAATTTAG
- a CDS encoding 2Fe-2S iron-sulfur cluster-binding protein produces the protein MSFSIIVKPNNEKFIAKADKSILESAIESGVYIPHGCKIGNCNRCKCKVLSGSFEIKNCLTKVPDEQGNILACRTYPLSNIVIECNAVNHSQKHKGKIISIEKVADDIISLDIKLLSKSPFIFQEGQYVDMVFDNNIRRSYSIANSPRINNTVNFHIRHLPGGYFTDKLFGYNSKVLFHVNDLINLEGPFGDFTLRKNSSNPIIFLAAGTGFAPIKSMIEYILNFKKWRPIYLYWCVRNIKDIYMNDLVSNWIQLIPNFHYTPVISNSFLISGTWNGKIGNVHDVIMEEIPDMIEYEVYASGSPDIVEFARVNFISRCNLIDSNFFADPFYT, from the coding sequence ATGAGTTTTAGTATTATTGTAAAACCAAATAATGAAAAATTTATTGCAAAAGCTGATAAATCTATATTGGAGTCAGCAATAGAATCTGGGGTATATATTCCACATGGTTGTAAAATTGGTAACTGTAATAGATGTAAATGTAAAGTTTTATCAGGTTCTTTTGAAATAAAAAATTGTTTAACAAAGGTTCCTGATGAACAGGGTAATATACTTGCTTGTAGAACGTATCCATTGTCTAACATAGTTATAGAGTGTAATGCAGTTAACCATTCGCAAAAACACAAAGGAAAAATTATATCAATAGAAAAAGTAGCAGATGACATTATTTCTTTGGATATTAAGTTGTTAAGTAAGAGCCCTTTTATTTTCCAAGAAGGGCAGTATGTAGACATGGTTTTTGATAACAATATTAGAAGAAGTTATTCAATAGCAAATTCTCCACGTATAAACAACACTGTAAATTTCCATATTCGTCATTTACCTGGTGGTTATTTTACCGATAAATTATTTGGATATAATTCTAAAGTTCTATTTCATGTAAATGATCTTATAAATCTAGAAGGACCATTTGGTGATTTTACCCTAAGGAAAAATAGCAGTAATCCAATTATATTTTTGGCTGCTGGAACTGGTTTCGCGCCAATTAAATCTATGATTGAATATATATTAAATTTTAAAAAATGGAGGCCAATATATTTATATTGGTGCGTAAGAAATATTAAGGATATATATATGAATGATCTCGTGAGTAACTGGATTCAGTTAATACCTAATTTTCACTATACTCCAGTTATTTCGAATAGTTTTTTGATAAGTGGTACTTGGAATGGTAAAATTGGTAATGTTCATGATGTGATTATGGAAGAAATACCTGATATGATAGAATATGAGGTATATGCAAGTGGATCTCCAGATATAGTTGAGTTTGCCAGGGTAAATTTTATTTCACGGTGCAATTTAATAGATTCTAATTTTTTTGCTGATCCTTTTTATACATAG
- the rho gene encoding transcription termination factor Rho — MHLNELKTLHVSQLLEIALSLEIDNANRLRKQELMFAIMKKRAKQGEQIFGDGVLEVLPDGFGFLRSPETSYLASTDDIYMSPSQIRRINLHTGDSIEGEVRTPKDGERYFALVKVDKVNGVAPELLKHRIMFEDLTPLHPCQHMRLERDIKSEENLTGRILDVFSPIGKGQRGLIVASPKSGKTIMMQHIAHAIASNFPDAVLIALLVDERPEEVTEMRRTVKGEVVASTFDEPATRHVQVAEMVIEKAKRLVEMKKDVVIILDSITRLARAYNTVVPSSGKVLTGGVDANALQRPKRFFGAARNIEEGGSLTILGTALIETGSRMDEVIYEEFKGTGNSEIHLERRIAEKRVYPAINLNKSGTRREELLIKPDILQKVWVLRKFIHDMDEIESMEFILDKMRNTKNNNDFFEMMKK, encoded by the coding sequence ATGCATCTAAACGAACTAAAGACGCTACATGTTTCACAATTGCTAGAAATAGCTTTGAGCTTAGAAATAGATAATGCTAACCGCTTACGCAAACAGGAATTAATGTTTGCAATAATGAAAAAACGAGCAAAACAAGGAGAACAAATTTTTGGTGATGGTGTACTAGAAGTCTTGCCAGATGGATTTGGATTTCTGAGATCACCTGAAACATCTTATCTAGCTAGCACTGATGATATATACATGTCTCCATCTCAAATAAGAAGAATAAATCTACATACAGGAGATTCAATAGAAGGAGAAGTTCGTACACCAAAAGATGGAGAGAGATACTTTGCATTAGTGAAAGTTGATAAAGTAAATGGCGTGGCTCCTGAATTACTTAAACATAGAATCATGTTTGAGGATTTGACCCCTCTACATCCTTGCCAACATATGCGCCTAGAGAGAGATATTAAAAGCGAAGAAAACCTCACTGGTAGGATACTAGATGTATTTTCTCCAATAGGTAAAGGACAGAGAGGTTTAATAGTTGCAAGTCCAAAATCAGGAAAAACTATAATGATGCAACATATAGCTCACGCTATTGCATCTAATTTCCCAGATGCTGTGTTAATAGCATTATTAGTGGACGAAAGACCTGAAGAAGTCACGGAAATGAGACGTACTGTTAAGGGAGAAGTAGTAGCCTCAACATTTGATGAGCCAGCGACAAGACATGTACAAGTTGCTGAAATGGTCATAGAAAAAGCAAAAAGATTAGTCGAAATGAAGAAAGATGTAGTTATTATTCTTGACTCTATAACAAGATTAGCAAGGGCATATAACACTGTTGTTCCATCTTCTGGGAAAGTTTTAACTGGAGGTGTAGATGCCAATGCCTTGCAACGTCCTAAAAGATTTTTTGGAGCTGCTAGAAATATAGAAGAAGGAGGATCACTTACTATTTTGGGAACTGCTCTTATAGAAACAGGTAGTAGAATGGATGAAGTTATCTACGAGGAATTTAAAGGAACAGGTAATTCGGAAATACATTTAGAAAGACGTATAGCAGAAAAACGTGTATATCCTGCTATAAATTTAAATAAATCAGGAACGAGAAGAGAAGAATTATTAATTAAACCTGATATTTTACAAAAAGTTTGGGTTTTAAGAAAATTTATTCATGATATGGATGAAATAGAATCTATGGAGTTTATACTCGATAAAATGCGTAATACAAAGAATAATAACGACTTTTTTGAAATGATGAAAAAGTAA
- a CDS encoding epoxyqueuosine reductase QueH has translation MSNTTKISERPIIKLPDNSKKVLLHSCCAPCSCEVMEIMTSSSIYYEIFFYNPNIHPKKEYEIRKMENIRFAEKNNINFIDADYDTDNWFSRVKGLENSPERGERCTVCFDMRFERAALYAHENGFDTITSSLGISRWKDMNQINFSGIRAASRYENLIYWTYNWRKKGGSQRMIEISKKEKFYQQEYCGCVYSLRDTNKHRISRGSERIQIGTKFYDMENHKKY, from the coding sequence ATGTCGAATACTACAAAAATATCAGAAAGACCAATTATTAAATTACCTGATAATTCTAAAAAAGTTCTTCTGCACTCATGTTGTGCTCCATGTTCTTGTGAAGTCATGGAGATAATGACTTCATCATCTATATATTATGAGATATTTTTTTACAATCCAAATATTCATCCAAAAAAAGAATATGAAATAAGAAAAATGGAAAATATTAGGTTTGCTGAGAAAAATAATATAAATTTTATAGATGCTGATTATGATACTGATAATTGGTTCAGCAGAGTAAAAGGCTTAGAAAACTCTCCGGAAAGAGGAGAAAGATGTACTGTTTGTTTTGATATGAGATTTGAAAGAGCAGCTTTATATGCTCATGAAAATGGTTTTGATACTATAACAAGTTCTTTGGGAATTTCCAGATGGAAAGATATGAATCAGATTAACTTTTCAGGCATAAGAGCAGCTTCAAGATATGAAAATTTAATCTACTGGACTTATAATTGGAGAAAAAAAGGTGGTTCACAAAGAATGATAGAAATCAGCAAGAAAGAAAAATTCTATCAACAAGAGTATTGTGGATGCGTTTACTCTTTAAGAGATACTAATAAACATAGAATATCTCGCGGATCAGAAAGAATACAAATTGGCACTAAATTTTATGATATGGAAAATCATAAAAAATACTAA
- a CDS encoding ZIP family metal transporter, which produces MIIIYILITTISSGLIAVCMANWLTYNILSKYLHYMVSSSVGVFLSVSFLHLLPEAFSDIPEHSDKLLLAMLVSIVCFFILEKISLIRHNHHYEGDGHGHMHGHDRHDAGKGGVIILIGSSLHNFSDGVLIAASFIASPLLGILTALSIITHEVPHKLCDFVVLRNAGFNRKRIFCMILASSFCSSVGGLFGYLILQHVQQITPYVLIVAASSFIYISISDLIPRMHEQEYPTEHIPQLAFVIFGIFITYLITSFSHNHLGQCNCFICIA; this is translated from the coding sequence ATGATAATTATATATATATTGATAACTACAATTTCTAGTGGTTTGATAGCCGTATGCATGGCTAATTGGTTAACCTATAATATACTTTCAAAGTACTTACATTATATGGTTAGTTCATCGGTAGGAGTTTTCTTATCAGTATCTTTTTTGCATTTATTGCCGGAGGCGTTTAGTGATATTCCTGAACATTCTGACAAATTGTTATTGGCAATGCTAGTGTCAATAGTATGTTTTTTTATTTTAGAAAAAATATCTCTAATTAGACATAATCATCATTATGAGGGTGATGGTCATGGTCATATGCATGGTCATGATAGGCATGATGCAGGTAAGGGTGGCGTGATAATTTTGATAGGAAGTTCGTTACATAATTTTTCTGATGGTGTATTAATTGCGGCTTCTTTCATAGCATCCCCTTTGTTAGGTATTCTAACAGCCTTATCTATTATTACCCATGAAGTTCCTCATAAATTGTGTGATTTTGTGGTTCTAAGAAACGCAGGATTCAATAGGAAACGAATTTTTTGCATGATTCTTGCCTCTAGTTTCTGTTCATCTGTAGGTGGCTTATTTGGATATTTAATCCTGCAGCATGTACAGCAAATAACTCCATATGTCTTGATAGTGGCTGCTAGCAGTTTCATATACATATCTATATCAGATCTGATACCGAGAATGCATGAACAGGAATATCCAACAGAACATATTCCTCAATTAGCTTTTGTAATATTCGGAATCTTTATAACATACTTAATTACTAGTTTTAGTCATAATCACCTAGGTCAATGTAATTGTTTTATTTGTATAGCATAA
- the polA gene encoding DNA polymerase I yields MSEKLLLLDGSSYLYRAFYAMPDLRNSMGEPTGAIYGVTNMVRKLISDHKTNYIACVFDSSEQTFRKDIFPSYKANRVSMPEDLVRQTKHIYKIIEALGLPIYYSNKFEADDIIGSIATKVLKISNFDIMISSGDKDLSQLVNNRVSIVNTMNNEILDENGVIRKFGVPPHLIVDYLMLIGDSVDNVPGVKNIGPKTAVKLLNKYGSLNNIILNINEIHGLVGYNLRNSIDKFEITRKLLTVKCDCNLAPDVNSEEDFLIKSVNNNILIDLYARFEFSSWLDDIKKEHSNSASINVEISSMDYSLRNIEIVDSVNSLELFLWNLNNSETVAVDFIFTSTKAMLSKLVSISCFLNKKLFYIPMINHKSSVKYLQKNYVLSLLKPWLEDSTKQKIVHNAKSCFHVLYNEGIELKGVTDDVMLQAYVINSHNNVSIDKLSEKFLQEKHISYKELYGKCIDCDDFTNFSIIDAANFSAKNSLIIMELYSVFSKLLSKESSLNLIYDLEMKVSTVLSAIEINGVAIDSNKLREHGINISDKISNLELEIYKIVGKKFNINSPKQLGNILFDLMKYPIVKKTSAGIPSTDESVLKKLSNDFLLPNILLDYRSLTKLKSTYTDKLPSMVNINTGRLHTTYSQIGVVTGRLSSSDPNLQNIPVRTELGKMIRQAFISREGYSLVSADYSQIELRVMAHVSGDNNLKIAFLEGQDVHSVTASEIFNTEVCNITQEQRRAAKAINFGLLYGMGVFGLSTALKISRNNAKQYIDQYFFRYPLVANYMDDICKKAKKYGFVETIFGRRIYIPEISNSSIHDRQSSERAAINAPIQGAAADIMKMAMVSVHNWLLQNNMKTKIVMQVHDELIFEAHDTEILKLKEVLPSLMCDIVSFSVPLVIEIGIDKNWSQAH; encoded by the coding sequence ATGTCTGAAAAGCTATTATTATTAGACGGTTCTAGTTACTTGTATCGTGCTTTTTATGCCATGCCTGATTTGCGTAACTCAATGGGCGAGCCTACAGGAGCTATATATGGTGTTACTAATATGGTTCGTAAACTAATTTCTGATCATAAGACAAATTATATTGCTTGTGTTTTTGATTCTTCAGAACAAACTTTTAGAAAAGATATATTCCCTTCTTATAAGGCAAATCGTGTATCTATGCCTGAAGATTTAGTTAGACAAACAAAGCATATTTATAAAATAATAGAAGCCCTAGGGTTGCCTATTTATTATTCAAATAAGTTTGAAGCAGATGATATTATTGGATCTATAGCCACAAAAGTCTTAAAAATATCCAACTTTGACATTATGATATCATCTGGTGATAAAGATTTATCACAGTTAGTTAATAATCGGGTATCTATAGTTAATACCATGAATAATGAAATTTTAGATGAAAATGGGGTAATAAGGAAATTTGGTGTTCCTCCTCATCTAATTGTAGATTATCTTATGTTAATTGGTGATTCTGTAGATAATGTGCCAGGTGTTAAAAATATCGGACCTAAAACTGCTGTAAAGCTTTTGAATAAATATGGATCTTTAAATAATATTATATTGAATATTAACGAGATACATGGATTGGTAGGCTATAATTTACGTAATTCAATAGATAAATTTGAAATAACAAGGAAATTATTAACAGTAAAATGTGACTGTAATTTAGCTCCAGATGTAAACTCAGAAGAAGATTTTTTAATAAAATCTGTAAATAATAATATATTAATAGATCTTTATGCTAGATTCGAATTTAGTTCATGGTTAGATGATATAAAGAAAGAGCATTCTAATAGCGCTAGTATTAACGTAGAAATATCATCTATGGATTATTCATTAAGAAATATTGAGATTGTTGATAGCGTGAATTCTTTAGAATTATTTTTGTGGAATTTAAATAATTCTGAAACAGTTGCTGTTGATTTTATCTTTACTTCAACAAAAGCTATGCTATCAAAATTAGTTTCTATTTCTTGTTTTCTAAATAAAAAATTATTTTATATTCCGATGATAAATCATAAATCATCGGTCAAATACTTACAAAAGAACTATGTATTATCTTTACTTAAACCATGGCTAGAAGATTCTACTAAACAGAAGATAGTACATAATGCTAAAAGTTGTTTCCATGTTCTATATAATGAAGGTATTGAGCTAAAAGGAGTAACAGATGATGTTATGTTACAAGCATACGTCATTAACTCACATAATAATGTATCTATAGATAAGTTATCAGAGAAATTCTTGCAAGAAAAACATATCTCATATAAAGAATTATATGGAAAATGTATAGATTGCGATGATTTCACTAATTTTAGCATTATAGATGCTGCTAATTTTTCTGCTAAAAACTCTTTAATTATAATGGAGTTATATAGTGTTTTTTCTAAATTACTATCAAAAGAATCTAGTTTAAATCTAATTTATGATTTAGAAATGAAAGTATCAACTGTTCTTAGTGCTATTGAAATAAATGGAGTAGCTATAGATTCAAATAAGCTTAGAGAACATGGTATTAATATATCTGATAAAATTTCAAACTTGGAACTAGAGATATATAAAATAGTTGGTAAGAAATTTAATATAAATTCTCCGAAACAGTTGGGTAATATTTTATTTGATTTAATGAAATATCCTATTGTTAAAAAAACATCTGCAGGTATCCCATCTACTGATGAATCAGTATTAAAGAAATTATCTAATGATTTTCTATTGCCAAATATACTTCTTGATTATAGATCCTTAACTAAATTAAAATCCACTTATACTGATAAATTACCTAGTATGGTTAACATCAACACAGGTAGATTACATACTACATATTCACAGATAGGAGTAGTTACTGGTAGATTATCATCCTCAGATCCTAATTTGCAAAATATACCTGTTCGTACAGAATTAGGCAAGATGATAAGACAAGCTTTTATATCCAGAGAAGGGTATTCATTAGTATCTGCTGATTATTCACAGATAGAGCTAAGAGTTATGGCTCATGTTTCTGGCGATAACAACCTGAAGATTGCTTTTTTAGAAGGACAAGATGTGCATTCTGTGACAGCTTCTGAGATTTTTAATACAGAAGTATGTAATATTACTCAAGAGCAACGTAGGGCAGCGAAAGCAATAAATTTTGGTTTGCTTTACGGGATGGGGGTTTTTGGCTTATCGACAGCTCTAAAGATAAGTAGAAATAATGCAAAACAGTATATCGATCAATATTTTTTCCGTTACCCACTTGTAGCAAATTACATGGATGATATATGTAAAAAAGCAAAAAAATATGGATTTGTTGAAACAATATTTGGTCGTAGAATATACATTCCAGAAATATCTAACTCTTCGATACATGATCGTCAATCATCCGAACGAGCCGCTATAAATGCTCCTATTCAAGGTGCAGCAGCAGATATTATGAAAATGGCCATGGTATCTGTTCATAATTGGCTATTACAAAATAATATGAAAACCAAGATCGTGATGCAGGTTCATGATGAATTAATATTTGAAGCTCACGATACTGAAATCCTAAAACTAAAAGAAGTCTTACCTTCTTTGATGTGTGATATAGTTAGCTTTAGCGTACCACTAGTAATAGAGATTGGTATTGATAAGAATTGGTCTCAAGCACATTAA